In the Streptomyces sp. NBC_00525 genome, one interval contains:
- a CDS encoding RNA-binding S4 domain-containing protein has product MVSGEAPQTEGSVRVDVWIWSVRLTKTRAQAAAACRAGHVKVAGERAKPAQSVRVGDEVRLRHAGRDRIVVVSRLVKKRVGPPVAAECFVDNSPPPPPREAAIQIPVRDRGAGRPTKRDRREMDRLRGLGPGPVD; this is encoded by the coding sequence ATGGTTTCCGGTGAGGCTCCGCAGACGGAGGGCAGTGTCCGGGTCGATGTCTGGATCTGGTCGGTCCGGCTCACGAAGACCCGCGCGCAGGCCGCTGCCGCCTGCCGGGCGGGTCATGTGAAGGTCGCGGGCGAACGGGCGAAGCCCGCGCAGTCGGTGCGCGTCGGCGACGAGGTGCGGCTGCGGCACGCGGGCCGGGACCGGATCGTCGTCGTGTCCAGGCTGGTGAAGAAGCGGGTGGGGCCGCCGGTGGCCGCCGAGTGCTTCGTCGACAACAGCCCGCCCCCGCCGCCGCGCGAGGCGGCCATCCAGATCCCGGTGCGCGACCGGGGCGCGGGCCGGCCGACGAAACGCGACCGCCGCGAGATGGACCGGCTGCGCGGACTGGGCCCCGGTCCCGTGGACTGA
- a CDS encoding MerR family transcriptional regulator produces the protein MGRRAVTTDDGRGRGPGAALVTIGAFARLSRLSAKALRRYDELGLLPPAVVDPVNGYRYYDPAQVRAARLVAWLRRIGMPLARIKEVIALEPGAAAAAIRAYWARVEAETAARRDLAAFLIDQLSTEDVMTSVGTLGIRYAAGTDTGAVRPVNQDAVYAGARLLAVADGFGESGAGASAAAIEALKPVAPGAVPAAELLNALHDAAERVALAVREAVAGSGGSGAPEESGTTLTAMVWTGSRLGLVHIGDSRAYLLREGELFRITHDHSLVQSMVDDGSLTEEEAFSHPQRAMLLKALSGDGPYGGPDVDVRDARPGDRYLLCSDGLSAVVDGGELARVLAAADGPGTAVRGLIELARAAGAPDNVACAVADVVEL, from the coding sequence ATGGGGAGGCGTGCGGTGACGACGGACGACGGGCGGGGGCGGGGCCCCGGTGCGGCACTGGTGACGATCGGGGCGTTCGCCCGGCTGTCCCGGCTGTCCGCCAAGGCACTGCGCCGCTACGACGAGCTCGGCCTGCTGCCGCCGGCCGTGGTCGATCCGGTGAACGGCTACCGGTACTACGACCCGGCGCAGGTGCGGGCGGCCCGGCTGGTGGCCTGGCTGCGCCGGATCGGGATGCCGCTCGCCCGGATCAAGGAGGTGATCGCGCTGGAGCCCGGCGCGGCCGCCGCGGCGATCCGGGCGTACTGGGCGCGCGTCGAGGCGGAGACGGCGGCCCGCCGTGACCTCGCGGCCTTCCTCATCGACCAACTGTCGACGGAGGACGTCATGACATCGGTGGGCACACTCGGAATCCGCTACGCGGCCGGCACCGACACGGGTGCGGTACGGCCGGTCAACCAGGACGCGGTCTACGCCGGCGCCCGGCTGCTCGCGGTCGCCGACGGGTTCGGCGAGAGCGGTGCGGGGGCGAGCGCGGCGGCGATCGAGGCGCTGAAGCCGGTCGCGCCGGGGGCGGTACCGGCGGCGGAGCTGCTGAACGCCCTGCACGACGCGGCGGAGCGCGTCGCCCTCGCGGTACGGGAGGCGGTCGCGGGGAGCGGCGGCAGCGGGGCGCCGGAGGAGTCCGGCACGACGCTGACCGCGATGGTGTGGACGGGCTCGCGGCTGGGCCTGGTGCACATCGGGGACTCGCGGGCGTATCTGCTGCGCGAGGGCGAGCTGTTCCGGATCACGCACGACCACAGCCTGGTCCAGTCGATGGTCGACGACGGCTCGCTGACGGAGGAGGAGGCGTTCTCGCACCCGCAGCGGGCGATGCTCCTCAAGGCGCTGTCCGGGGACGGCCCGTACGGCGGGCCCGACGTGGACGTCCGGGACGCGCGGCCCGGCGACCGCTATCTGCTCTGCTCGGACGGGCTCTCGGCGGTCGTGGACGGCGGGGAGCTGGCGCGGGTGCTGGCCGCGGCGGACGGGCCGGGCACCGCCGTGCGCGGGCTGATCGAGCTGGCGCGGGCGGCCGGCGCGCCGGACAACGTGGCGTGCGCGGTGGCGGACGTCGTGGAGCTGTGA
- a CDS encoding universal stress protein produces the protein MGRIVVGVDGSEPSVRALHWAVRQAELTGDTVEAVNSWEYPATSWASMMPGLPEDFDPQAMATVSLTETLEEALGAAGAAAVSKVVVIGNPAQALLDRSEGANLLVVGARGYSGFKATLLGSVSLHVTQHASCPVTVVRN, from the coding sequence ATGGGCAGGATCGTGGTGGGCGTCGACGGCTCCGAGCCGTCGGTCAGGGCACTGCACTGGGCCGTGCGCCAGGCGGAGCTGACCGGCGACACGGTGGAAGCCGTCAACAGCTGGGAGTACCCCGCCACCAGCTGGGCGTCGATGATGCCGGGCCTGCCGGAGGACTTCGACCCGCAGGCCATGGCCACCGTGTCGCTCACCGAGACGCTGGAGGAGGCGCTGGGCGCGGCGGGCGCCGCCGCCGTCAGCAAGGTCGTCGTGATCGGCAACCCGGCGCAGGCCCTCCTCGACCGCTCCGAGGGCGCGAACCTGCTGGTCGTCGGCGCCCGCGGCTACAGCGGCTTCAAGGCGACCCTGCTGGGCTCGGTCAGCCTGCACGTCACCCAGCACGCCTCGTGCCCGGTGACCGTCGTCCGCAACTGA
- a CDS encoding FMN reductase: MFATEPLRIVAVSAGLSNPSSTRLLTDRLAAATRERLETEQDRPVDVRVIELRDLAADIAGHLVSGFPPPALEDALAAVTGADGLIAVTPVFTASYSGLFKSFFDLVENTALTGKPVLIAATGGTPRHSLVLEHAMRPLFAYLRAVTLPTSVYAASEDWGAAGDAYADGLPARIRRAGGELALAVTGGRAVSGAARNPGLDDEVIPFEQQLAALRPA; encoded by the coding sequence GTGTTCGCCACCGAACCGCTGAGGATCGTCGCCGTCTCGGCCGGCCTGAGCAACCCCTCCTCCACCCGGCTGCTGACCGACCGGCTGGCCGCCGCGACCCGCGAGCGGCTGGAGACCGAGCAGGACCGCCCGGTGGACGTCCGGGTGATCGAGCTGCGCGACCTGGCCGCGGACATCGCCGGCCATCTGGTCTCCGGCTTCCCGCCGCCCGCCCTGGAGGACGCGCTGGCCGCGGTGACGGGCGCGGACGGCCTGATCGCGGTCACCCCGGTCTTCACCGCCTCGTACAGCGGGCTGTTCAAGTCCTTCTTCGACCTGGTCGAGAACACCGCGCTGACCGGCAAGCCGGTCCTGATCGCCGCGACCGGTGGCACCCCCCGGCACTCGCTGGTCCTGGAGCACGCCATGCGCCCGCTCTTCGCCTACCTGCGCGCCGTCACGCTGCCCACCTCGGTGTACGCGGCGTCCGAGGACTGGGGCGCGGCGGGCGACGCGTACGCCGACGGGCTGCCGGCCCGCATCCGGCGCGCCGGCGGGGAACTGGCACTGGCCGTCACCGGCGGCCGCGCGGTCTCCGGGGCGGCCCGGAACCCCGGCCTGGACGACGAGGTGATCCCCTTCGAGCAGCAGCTCGCCGCACTCCGCCCGGCCTGA
- a CDS encoding LLM class flavin-dependent oxidoreductase, producing MQFGIFTVGDVTTDPTTGTTPSEHERIKATVAIARKAEEVGLDVFATGEHHNPPFVPSSPTTTLGYIAAQTKSIVLSTSTTLITTNDPVKIAEDYATLQHLADGRVDLMMGRGNTGPVYPWFGKDIRQGIPLAIENYALLHKLWREDVVDWEGKFRTPLQSFTATPRPLDGVPPFVWHGSIRSPEIAEQAAYYGDGFFHNNIFWPIEHTKKMVGLYRQRYAHYGHGTAEQAIVGLGGQVFMRKNSQDAVREFRPYFDNAPVYGHGPSMEDFTRQTPLTVGSPQEVIERTLTFRDAVGDYQRQLFLMDHAGLPLKTVLEQLDILGEEVVPVLRKEFAALRPAGVPETAPLHPAYAATLKKES from the coding sequence ATGCAGTTCGGGATCTTCACCGTCGGGGACGTCACCACCGACCCCACCACCGGTACGACGCCGAGCGAGCACGAGCGGATCAAGGCCACCGTCGCCATCGCGCGCAAGGCCGAGGAGGTCGGGCTCGACGTCTTCGCGACCGGTGAGCACCACAACCCGCCGTTCGTCCCGTCGTCCCCGACGACCACGCTCGGTTACATCGCCGCGCAGACGAAGAGCATCGTCCTGTCGACGTCGACCACGCTGATCACCACCAACGACCCGGTGAAGATCGCCGAGGACTACGCCACGCTCCAGCACCTCGCGGACGGCCGCGTGGACCTGATGATGGGGCGCGGCAACACCGGCCCGGTCTACCCGTGGTTCGGCAAGGACATCCGCCAGGGCATCCCGCTCGCCATCGAGAACTACGCCCTGCTGCACAAGCTGTGGCGGGAGGACGTCGTGGACTGGGAGGGCAAGTTCCGTACGCCGCTCCAGTCGTTCACCGCGACCCCGCGCCCGCTGGACGGCGTGCCGCCGTTCGTCTGGCACGGCTCCATCCGCTCCCCGGAGATCGCCGAGCAGGCCGCCTACTACGGCGACGGCTTCTTCCACAACAACATCTTCTGGCCCATCGAGCACACGAAGAAGATGGTCGGGCTGTACCGGCAGCGGTACGCGCACTACGGCCACGGCACCGCCGAGCAGGCGATCGTGGGCCTGGGCGGCCAGGTGTTCATGCGGAAGAACTCGCAGGACGCGGTGCGCGAGTTCCGCCCGTACTTCGACAACGCCCCGGTCTACGGGCACGGGCCGTCGATGGAGGACTTCACCCGGCAGACCCCGCTGACCGTGGGCTCCCCGCAGGAGGTCATCGAGCGGACGCTGACGTTCCGGGACGCCGTGGGCGACTACCAGCGCCAGCTCTTCCTGATGGACCACGCGGGACTGCCGCTGAAGACGGTCCTGGAGCAGCTGGACATCCTCGGCGAGGAGGTCGTCCCGGTGCTGCGCAAGGAGTTCGCCGCCCTGCGGCCGGCCGGGGTCCCCGAGACCGCGCCGCTGCACCCCGCCTACGCCGCCACCCTGAAGAAGGAGAGCTGA
- a CDS encoding DUF6126 family protein, with amino-acid sequence MSGTGTTGEGTAATPRTEASPAAGGTERWKERGVALRVGVYVFATHLFAGFIWVLFYVGEHAKK; translated from the coding sequence ATGAGCGGCACCGGCACGACGGGCGAGGGCACGGCTGCCACGCCCCGTACCGAAGCCTCACCGGCCGCCGGCGGCACCGAGCGCTGGAAGGAACGGGGCGTCGCCCTGCGCGTAGGGGTCTACGTGTTCGCCACGCATCTGTTCGCCGGGTTCATCTGGGTTCTCTTCTACGTGGGTGAGCACGCGAAGAAGTAG
- a CDS encoding NAD-binding protein, giving the protein MLGHVSSFPQQPQPSPFSGHMVVCGDDALAQRLAVELRYVYGERVTLVVPPEPGAAARPDAPLNGRGRAAALFGRMASAMNRNGGGLPHGSDGDTNAGVEPVRILQAAEPSDESLEEAGIARASAVALVYDDDERNIRAALTARRLNPCVRLVIRLYNRKLGQHLETLLDQAAAVASPGRDPAAIDASTTVLSDADTAAPALAATALAGPTRVIRAEGLFLRAAERTPPRGGQVADPGLCTLALLSSTTHDPAGTEGSDSSGAEGPQLLPGPAEIAAATGRGTVVLETVTQSGSDAPKPRMGGRSAPLSQFFSRRLRWSALGVGLAVLGLAVASSVTTGDDALHAAYLTLLDLFAMGDPAIGEPTARQIIQILSGVAGLMLLPLLVAGVLEMFGSLRSASSLRRPPRGLSGHVVLLGLGKIGTRVLVHLRELGVPVVCVEEDPEARGIPVARRLHVPVVLGDVTDEGVLEAAKIGRSRGLLALTSADTTNLEAALYARSLKPNLRVTVRLFDDEFATAVYRTLRTAHPQAITRSRSVSHLAGPSFAVAMMGRQILGAIPVERKVLLFAAIEVGGHPQLEGRTVEQAFRSGAWRVLALDVAPPHPAATGTAEQGALVWNLHPGYVLRPTDRVIIAATRRGLAELLRGSATSSRAHPRRREPR; this is encoded by the coding sequence ATGCTGGGCCACGTGTCCTCATTCCCCCAGCAACCCCAACCCTCCCCGTTCTCCGGCCACATGGTGGTCTGCGGGGACGACGCGCTCGCCCAGCGGCTCGCCGTGGAGCTGCGGTACGTCTACGGGGAGCGGGTCACCCTGGTCGTGCCGCCGGAGCCGGGCGCGGCGGCCCGGCCGGACGCCCCGCTGAACGGACGCGGCCGGGCCGCCGCGCTGTTCGGCCGGATGGCGTCGGCGATGAACCGCAACGGCGGTGGCCTGCCGCACGGTTCGGACGGGGACACCAACGCCGGCGTCGAGCCGGTGCGCATCCTCCAGGCGGCCGAGCCGTCCGACGAGTCGCTGGAGGAGGCGGGCATCGCGCGGGCCTCGGCGGTGGCCCTCGTCTACGACGACGACGAGCGCAACATCCGGGCCGCGCTCACCGCCCGCCGGCTCAACCCGTGCGTCCGGCTGGTCATCCGGCTCTACAACCGCAAGCTCGGGCAGCATCTGGAGACCCTGCTCGACCAGGCCGCCGCCGTCGCCTCGCCCGGCCGCGACCCGGCCGCGATCGACGCCTCCACCACGGTCCTGTCCGACGCGGACACCGCGGCCCCCGCCCTCGCGGCCACCGCGCTCGCCGGGCCGACGCGGGTGATCCGCGCCGAGGGGCTGTTCCTGCGGGCCGCCGAGCGCACCCCGCCGCGCGGCGGCCAGGTCGCCGACCCCGGCCTGTGCACGCTGGCCCTGCTCTCCTCCACCACGCACGACCCGGCCGGTACGGAGGGCTCCGACAGCAGCGGCGCCGAGGGCCCGCAGCTGCTGCCGGGCCCTGCGGAGATCGCCGCCGCCACCGGGCGCGGCACGGTCGTCCTGGAGACGGTCACCCAGTCCGGTTCGGATGCCCCCAAGCCCCGGATGGGCGGCCGCAGCGCCCCGCTGAGCCAGTTCTTCTCGCGCCGGCTGCGCTGGTCGGCGCTGGGCGTCGGTCTCGCGGTCCTCGGTCTCGCGGTGGCCTCGTCGGTCACCACGGGCGACGACGCCCTGCACGCCGCCTACCTCACCCTGCTCGACCTGTTCGCCATGGGCGACCCGGCCATCGGTGAGCCCACCGCCCGCCAGATCATCCAGATCCTCTCCGGCGTCGCGGGCCTGATGCTGCTGCCGCTGCTGGTGGCCGGGGTCCTCGAAATGTTCGGCTCGCTGCGCAGCGCCTCCTCGCTGCGGCGGCCGCCGCGCGGGCTGTCCGGCCATGTGGTGCTGCTCGGCCTCGGCAAGATCGGCACCCGTGTCCTGGTGCATCTGCGGGAGCTGGGCGTGCCGGTGGTCTGCGTGGAGGAGGACCCGGAGGCGCGCGGCATCCCGGTGGCGCGGCGGCTGCATGTGCCGGTGGTCCTCGGTGACGTCACGGACGAAGGCGTACTGGAGGCGGCCAAGATCGGCCGCTCGCGCGGGCTCCTCGCGCTGACCAGCGCCGACACCACGAACCTGGAGGCCGCGCTCTACGCCCGCTCCCTGAAGCCGAACCTCCGGGTGACGGTGCGGCTGTTCGACGACGAGTTCGCCACGGCCGTCTACCGCACTCTGCGCACGGCCCACCCGCAGGCCATCACCCGCTCCCGCTCGGTGTCCCATCTGGCCGGTCCGTCGTTCGCGGTCGCCATGATGGGCCGGCAGATCCTGGGGGCGATCCCGGTCGAGCGGAAGGTGCTCCTGTTCGCGGCGATCGAGGTCGGCGGGCATCCCCAGCTGGAGGGCCGTACGGTGGAACAGGCGTTCCGTTCCGGTGCGTGGCGGGTGCTCGCGCTGGATGTCGCCCCGCCGCACCCCGCCGCCACCGGCACGGCGGAGCAGGGCGCCCTGGTGTGGAACCTCCACCCCGGTTACGTGCTGCGCCCGACGGACCGCGTGATCATCGCGGCGACCCGCCGGGGCCTGGCCGAGCTGCTGCGCGGGAGCGCTACTTCTTCGCGTGCTCACCCACGTAGAAGAGAACCCAGATGA
- a CDS encoding DNA repair ATPase — protein sequence MDTVTPPGGAPTAGDYDVLRRRLSTHAAELSRRATALNARRTEAFGSTGLRLLGSEQLRTARPAVPRDLVALGGELLFGFERGPGHRGEPAVDDVLALYAADLTPGTGTPLTDAAFVREFDGLHRYFRDARLLRLRRTEGRLLAVFRTGETADDIRVLRWALNADGSPGAFLDARGERDHVFPPSHDFSWTPAGRECHVAGRHPHIALPTAAELYVDTLGGTLTVKTADDTESPEGIYEEPVTEPLQSLADAEVEYAELGPLVLLRVRPYKEETRRHLVYNSLLSTVTRLDGIGPACQRLPEDQGIIFPGGFYLTTGEARTFDIAQPLTDPVFEEAVRSPNGEDVLYVFRSRQDGRSLLLPYNVIRQEVATPLQGRGHALLDDGTLVVLRDPVEGGEGGAARVHPLQRWETPYLSDTYAASRPAGEGPLARVGNADLVRGISDCLALAHAASETAPTAAVYDRLVADCVRAGDRYHWLDDPELGGLAGPLGELRETARQVVAEFEAVQELTRQAADALTETADRITALVRRVRGEAPRTAAEWVERLTELRGAHGHLATLAEMRYADTARIAELTAATTEDIEAAARRAVAFLARDDAFAGYHEDIARLTEEAAALASVTDAAALGDRLAGMTDGLSTVTDVVAGLDIGDGVVRTSILERIAEVLGAVNRARATLEARRRELADHEGRAEFAAESALLGQAVTAALAAADTPDSCDEQLARLLLQLENLEARFAEFDDFLAELGERRTEVYEAFSARRQSLQDALARRTERLAESAARVLETVARRSTALPDADAVHTYFASDPMVAKLRRTADELRALGDTVRAEELDGQLLAARQEAGRALRDRSELYADGGAVIRLGRHRFAVNTQPFELTLVPQDDGLSFAVTGTDYRMPVTDPEFAATRPYWDRTLPSESPLVYRGEHLAARLLAEHGADRLAALDGPELAALVRESAAAAYDEGHQRGVHDEDATAILAALLRLHAGAGLLRFPPDVRAAAQLFWAHGADDELRASWTRRARSLARARDTFGLAPAVAALQEEWARAIPGERTGPVAAYLFEELTGGPEGFATAAGVRAFLDKFRHAAGGSGYDEDLAALADDLPARRQLVEGWLTSYAGASGTELAPGDLAEAVAVELCPPDVLDRYEADAPLAETVDGLLGVHPRVERGRLTVRIDELLSRTEEFRTTAVPGFRAYQRRRTALVAAERARLRLDDHRPRVMSAFVRNRLLDEVYLPLIGDSLAKQIGTADADRRTDSQGLLLLVSPPGYGKTTLMEYVADRLGLVLVKISGPNLGHDVTSLDPAQAGSATARQEIEKINFALEAGNNTLLYLDDIQHTSPELLQKFIPLCDATRRVEGVRDGEPRTYDLRGKRFAVCMAGNPYTESGERFQVPDMLANRADVWNLGEVLSGREDVFALSFVENALTANPVLAPLAGRSRDDLALLLRLAAGDPTARPEQLEHAYPAAEVERITAVLRHLLRARDTVLAVNAAYIASAAQTDATRTEPPFRLQGSYRNMNRIAERIAPVMNDAELSAVVDDHYAGEAQTLTNGAEAALLKLAALRGTLTPAQAERWAALCASYVRTQALGGPEGDPMTRAVAALGLLADRIAAVETAIGRAADPRHLLSRHPEDR from the coding sequence ATGGACACCGTGACGCCGCCCGGGGGCGCCCCCACCGCCGGGGACTACGACGTCCTGCGGCGCCGCCTGAGCACCCACGCCGCCGAACTCTCCCGCCGGGCCACCGCCCTCAACGCCCGCCGTACCGAGGCGTTCGGCTCCACCGGGCTGCGGCTGCTGGGCAGCGAGCAGCTGCGCACGGCCCGCCCCGCCGTCCCCCGCGACCTGGTCGCGCTCGGCGGCGAGCTGCTGTTCGGCTTCGAGCGGGGGCCCGGCCACCGCGGCGAACCGGCCGTCGACGACGTCCTGGCGCTGTACGCGGCCGACCTCACGCCCGGCACCGGCACCCCGCTCACCGACGCCGCGTTCGTCCGCGAGTTCGACGGGCTGCACCGCTACTTCCGGGACGCCCGGCTGCTGCGGCTGCGCCGGACCGAGGGCCGGCTGCTCGCGGTCTTCCGCACCGGCGAGACCGCCGACGACATCCGGGTGCTGCGCTGGGCGCTGAACGCGGACGGCTCCCCCGGCGCGTTCCTCGACGCACGCGGCGAGCGCGACCACGTCTTCCCGCCGTCGCACGACTTCTCCTGGACGCCCGCCGGACGCGAGTGCCACGTCGCGGGCCGCCACCCCCACATCGCGCTTCCCACCGCGGCGGAGCTGTACGTCGACACGCTCGGCGGCACCCTGACCGTGAAGACGGCCGACGACACGGAGAGCCCGGAGGGGATCTACGAGGAGCCGGTCACCGAACCGCTCCAGTCGCTGGCGGACGCCGAGGTGGAGTACGCCGAGCTGGGCCCGCTGGTGCTGCTGCGGGTGCGCCCCTACAAGGAGGAGACCAGGCGCCACCTCGTCTACAACTCGCTGCTGTCCACCGTCACCCGCCTCGACGGCATCGGCCCGGCCTGCCAACGGCTCCCCGAGGACCAGGGGATCATCTTCCCCGGCGGCTTCTACCTGACCACCGGCGAGGCCAGGACCTTCGACATCGCGCAGCCGCTCACCGACCCCGTCTTCGAGGAGGCGGTGCGCTCCCCCAACGGCGAGGACGTGCTCTACGTCTTCCGCTCCCGGCAGGACGGCCGGAGCCTGCTGCTGCCGTACAACGTGATCCGCCAGGAGGTGGCGACCCCGCTCCAGGGCCGGGGCCACGCCCTGCTGGACGACGGCACGCTCGTGGTGCTGCGCGACCCGGTGGAGGGCGGCGAGGGCGGCGCGGCGCGGGTGCACCCGCTGCAGCGCTGGGAGACCCCGTACCTCTCCGACACATATGCCGCGTCCCGCCCGGCGGGCGAGGGGCCGCTCGCCCGCGTCGGCAACGCCGACCTCGTACGGGGCATCTCCGACTGCCTGGCGCTGGCGCACGCCGCGTCCGAGACGGCGCCGACCGCCGCCGTGTACGACCGGCTGGTGGCCGACTGCGTCCGGGCCGGCGACCGCTACCACTGGCTGGACGACCCCGAACTGGGCGGGCTGGCCGGTCCGCTGGGCGAGCTGCGGGAGACCGCGCGCCAGGTCGTCGCGGAGTTCGAGGCCGTCCAGGAGCTGACCCGGCAGGCCGCCGACGCACTCACCGAGACCGCCGACCGCATCACCGCGCTGGTCCGCCGGGTCCGGGGCGAGGCCCCGCGCACCGCCGCCGAGTGGGTGGAGCGGCTCACCGAACTGCGCGGCGCGCACGGCCATCTGGCGACGCTCGCGGAGATGCGGTACGCGGACACCGCGCGCATCGCCGAGCTGACCGCCGCCACCACCGAGGACATCGAGGCGGCGGCCCGCCGCGCGGTCGCCTTCCTGGCCAGGGACGACGCGTTCGCCGGCTACCACGAGGACATCGCCCGCCTCACCGAGGAGGCCGCCGCGCTCGCCTCCGTCACGGACGCCGCCGCGCTCGGGGACCGGCTGGCCGGCATGACGGACGGGCTGAGCACGGTCACGGACGTGGTGGCCGGTCTGGACATCGGCGACGGCGTGGTCCGTACGTCGATCCTGGAGCGGATCGCGGAGGTGCTCGGGGCCGTCAACCGGGCCCGAGCCACGCTGGAGGCCCGCCGCCGCGAGCTGGCCGACCACGAGGGCCGGGCCGAGTTCGCCGCCGAGTCCGCGCTGCTCGGGCAGGCCGTCACGGCCGCGCTGGCCGCCGCCGACACCCCGGACTCCTGCGACGAGCAGCTGGCCAGGCTGCTGCTCCAGCTGGAGAACCTGGAGGCAAGGTTCGCGGAGTTCGACGACTTCCTCGCGGAGCTGGGCGAGCGCCGGACGGAGGTGTACGAGGCGTTCTCGGCGCGCCGGCAGAGTCTGCAGGACGCCCTCGCGCGCCGCACCGAGCGCCTCGCGGAGTCCGCCGCGCGCGTCCTGGAGACGGTCGCCCGCCGCAGCACCGCCCTTCCGGACGCGGACGCCGTCCACACCTACTTCGCCTCCGACCCGATGGTCGCCAAGCTCCGCCGCACCGCCGACGAGCTGCGCGCGCTCGGCGACACCGTGCGGGCGGAGGAGCTGGACGGGCAGCTGCTCGCCGCCCGCCAGGAGGCCGGCCGGGCCCTGCGCGACCGCAGCGAGCTGTACGCGGACGGCGGGGCGGTGATCCGGCTGGGCCGGCACCGGTTCGCGGTGAACACCCAGCCGTTCGAACTGACGCTGGTGCCGCAGGACGACGGGCTGTCGTTCGCGGTGACCGGCACCGACTACCGGATGCCGGTCACCGACCCGGAGTTCGCCGCGACCCGCCCGTACTGGGACCGCACGCTGCCCTCCGAGTCGCCGCTCGTCTACCGGGGTGAGCATCTGGCCGCCCGTCTCCTCGCCGAGCACGGCGCCGACCGGCTCGCCGCCCTGGACGGCCCGGAACTGGCCGCGCTGGTGCGCGAGTCGGCGGCGGCCGCGTACGACGAGGGTCATCAGCGCGGCGTCCACGACGAGGACGCGACCGCGATCCTGGCCGCCCTGCTGCGGCTGCACGCGGGCGCCGGGCTGCTCCGCTTCCCGCCGGACGTCCGGGCCGCCGCGCAACTGTTCTGGGCCCACGGCGCGGACGACGAGCTGCGCGCCTCCTGGACCCGCCGGGCCCGCTCGCTGGCCCGTGCCCGCGACACCTTCGGGCTGGCCCCGGCGGTCGCCGCGCTCCAGGAGGAGTGGGCGCGGGCGATCCCCGGCGAGCGGACCGGGCCCGTCGCCGCGTACCTCTTCGAGGAGCTGACCGGGGGGCCCGAGGGCTTCGCGACGGCCGCCGGCGTCCGCGCGTTCCTGGACAAGTTCCGGCACGCCGCGGGCGGTTCCGGCTACGACGAGGACCTCGCCGCCCTCGCGGACGACCTGCCCGCCCGCCGCCAGCTCGTGGAGGGCTGGCTCACCTCGTACGCGGGCGCGAGCGGCACCGAACTCGCCCCGGGGGACCTCGCGGAGGCCGTGGCGGTGGAGCTGTGCCCGCCGGACGTGCTCGACCGGTACGAGGCCGACGCGCCGCTCGCCGAGACCGTCGACGGGCTGCTGGGCGTCCACCCGCGCGTCGAACGCGGCCGGCTCACCGTGCGCATCGACGAACTCCTCTCCCGCACCGAGGAGTTCCGGACCACCGCGGTGCCCGGGTTCCGGGCCTACCAGCGCCGCCGCACCGCGCTGGTCGCCGCCGAGCGGGCCCGGCTGCGCCTGGACGACCACCGCCCGCGCGTGATGTCCGCGTTCGTCCGCAACCGGCTGCTGGACGAGGTGTACCTGCCGCTGATCGGCGACAGCCTCGCCAAGCAGATCGGCACCGCCGACGCCGACCGCCGCACCGACTCGCAGGGCCTGCTCCTGCTGGTCTCCCCGCCCGGCTACGGCAAGACGACGCTCATGGAGTACGTGGCCGACCGGCTCGGGCTCGTCCTGGTCAAGATCAGCGGGCCGAACCTGGGACACGACGTGACCTCGCTCGACCCCGCGCAGGCGGGCAGCGCCACCGCCCGCCAGGAGATCGAGAAGATCAACTTCGCGCTGGAGGCGGGCAACAACACCCTGCTCTACCTGGACGACATCCAGCACACCTCGCCGGAACTGCTCCAGAAGTTCATCCCGCTCTGCGACGCCACCCGCCGCGTCGAGGGCGTACGGGACGGCGAGCCGCGCACCTACGACCTGCGCGGCAAGCGGTTCGCGGTGTGCATGGCGGGCAACCCGTACACCGAGTCCGGCGAGCGGTTCCAGGTGCCCGACATGCTCGCCAACCGGGCCGACGTGTGGAACCTGGGCGAGGTGCTGTCCGGCCGCGAGGACGTCTTCGCGCTGAGCTTCGTGGAGAACGCGCTCACCGCCAACCCGGTCCTCGCCCCGCTCGCCGGCCGCTCCCGCGACGACCTGGCGCTGCTGCTGCGGCTCGCCGCAGGCGACCCCACGGCCCGCCCGGAACAGCTCGAACACGCCTACCCGGCCGCCGAGGTGGAGCGGATCACCGCCGTGCTGCGGCATCTGCTGCGGGCCAGGGACACCGTGCTGGCGGTCAACGCCGCGTACATCGCCTCGGCCGCGCAGACCGACGCCACCCGCACCGAACCGCCCTTCCGGCTCCAGGGCTCGTACCGCAACATGAACCGGATCGCGGAGCGGATCGCGCCCGTGATGAACGACGCCGAACTGTCCGCCGTCGTGGACGACCACTACGCGGGCGAGGCGCAGACCCTCACCAACGGCGCCGAGGCGGCCCTGCTGAAGCTGGCCGCCCTGCGGGGCACGCTCACCCCCGCGCAGGCCGAACGGTGGGCCGCGCTCTGCGCCTCGTACGTCCGCACCCAGGCGCTGGGCGGGCCGGAGGGCGACCCGATGACCCGTGCGGTGGCCGCGCTCGGGCTGCTCGCGGACCGCATCGCGGCCGTGGAGACGGCGATCGGACGCGCCGCCGACCCGCGCCACCTCCTGTCGCGGCACCCCGAGGACCGCTGA